The Silvanigrella paludirubra genome contains a region encoding:
- the aroA gene encoding 3-phosphoshikimate 1-carboxyvinyltransferase encodes MELKNFLFELNNQDNVKKIKINSNLLDNNLKEIWIPGSKSFTNRAVVLAGMCSEPVTLYGFLFSEDSYWGLDALKKLGYLIQIDYKSKKVTIIPQIDIKLNTATLFFGKAGTLARFFPAVILNWQNTFPNSNKLKVDISGEPQLMRRPLSPLVKALKELNANISSDQMPFQIESSHLEGECNISGKVSGQFLSGLLLCAAGAQKKIKINRIENLVQPDYVRMTIQSIKKFGGIVNCDKELNHFEIQTISKLGAENYTIEADASTCCYFISLAFLHNLNLKILNLGSSTLQPDFKFIELLIQMGANIKISENEVFVSKKENFSKPKGNFTFDFSLYSDQALTMGAIGLFADGPILITGVSHIRHHESDRISCFVKNILSLGLKIDELPDGFKIYPIEKNLNEIKGEFETWEDHRFAMTGFLISSKLNQVSIQNPKCVEKTAPQFFNQVQELGFQIDIIKEE; translated from the coding sequence ATGGAACTAAAAAATTTTTTATTCGAATTAAATAATCAAGATAATGTTAAAAAGATAAAAATAAATTCAAATCTATTAGATAATAATTTAAAAGAAATTTGGATTCCTGGTTCTAAAAGTTTTACAAATAGAGCTGTTGTATTAGCAGGAATGTGTTCTGAACCTGTTACATTATATGGTTTTTTATTTTCAGAAGATTCTTATTGGGGTCTTGATGCTCTTAAAAAGCTTGGTTATTTAATTCAAATTGATTATAAATCAAAAAAAGTAACAATAATTCCTCAAATTGATATAAAATTAAATACGGCAACTCTTTTTTTTGGTAAAGCAGGTACTTTAGCCCGTTTTTTTCCTGCTGTCATTTTGAATTGGCAAAATACATTTCCAAATAGTAACAAATTAAAAGTTGATATTAGCGGTGAACCTCAATTAATGAGGCGTCCTTTATCTCCACTAGTGAAAGCCCTAAAAGAATTAAATGCTAATATTTCTTCTGATCAAATGCCTTTTCAAATAGAGTCTTCTCATCTTGAAGGCGAATGTAATATTAGCGGGAAAGTTTCAGGCCAATTTTTAAGTGGACTATTATTATGCGCTGCGGGAGCTCAGAAAAAAATTAAAATAAATCGCATCGAGAACTTAGTGCAACCCGATTATGTTCGTATGACAATTCAATCCATAAAAAAGTTTGGAGGTATTGTTAATTGTGATAAAGAACTAAATCACTTTGAAATACAAACGATCTCAAAATTAGGTGCTGAAAATTATACCATTGAAGCTGACGCTTCCACATGTTGTTATTTTATTTCTTTAGCCTTTTTGCATAATTTAAATTTAAAAATATTAAATTTAGGTTCATCAACTTTACAACCTGATTTTAAATTTATTGAGCTTCTTATTCAAATGGGTGCTAATATTAAAATATCTGAAAATGAAGTTTTTGTTTCCAAAAAAGAAAATTTTTCAAAGCCAAAAGGAAATTTTACGTTTGATTTTTCTCTTTATAGCGACCAAGCTTTAACTATGGGTGCAATTGGACTTTTTGCTGATGGCCCTATTCTTATTACTGGTGTTTCCCATATACGTCATCATGAAAGTGATCGTATATCCTGTTTCGTTAAAAATATTTTATCGTTGGGGCTTAAAATTGATGAATTGCCCGATGGCTTTAAAATTTATCCAATTGAAAAAAATTTAAATGAGATAAAAGGTGAATTTGAAACATGGGAAGATCATCGTTTTGCTATGACAGGGTTTTTAATTTCATCTAAATTAAATCAAGTGAGCATTCAAAATCCAAAGTGTGTTGAAAAAACAGCACCTCAATTTTTTAATCAAGTTCAAGAACTTGGTTTTCAAATTGATATTATTAAGGAAGAATAA
- a CDS encoding esterase/lipase family protein — protein sequence MSILKKLMIYITFYFTIFSFNCHAMNNDPIILVHGFTGWGRDEMLGFLYWGGSHDLQEELKSIGNRVYTASVGPLSSNYDRAVELFAQIKGTCTDYGELHSKKYGHARFGRCYTKPLYSQWNENNKIHLIGHSQGGQTIRTLLTLLKEGSPEEVVNNKNDVNELFRGKKDWVTSITTVASPNNGTTLTNILDAFIPTIQSIFSYFGAIAGLGKGFLYDLKVEHWGLVKNKNETISEYANRVLNSKIFDTKDISKWDLSPEGARDNNAKEKTYSGVYYFTFSTQSTFMTNPFNQCKFSFLNLLDFPSGAIGCYTQNDPNKVIIDSKWLANDGIVNTYSMQAPFNSKSISFNGTPQIGIWNDMGVKTGWNHIDIIAAMPNLFIPYTNVKKLYENHLELIHQL from the coding sequence ATGTCTATTTTAAAAAAATTAATGATTTATATTACTTTTTATTTCACAATTTTTTCATTTAATTGTCATGCTATGAATAATGACCCTATTATACTTGTCCATGGCTTCACAGGCTGGGGTAGAGATGAAATGCTTGGGTTCCTTTATTGGGGTGGATCGCATGATTTACAAGAAGAGCTCAAATCCATTGGCAATCGCGTATATACAGCATCCGTTGGTCCCTTAAGTTCAAACTACGACAGAGCCGTCGAATTATTTGCACAAATTAAAGGAACATGTACGGATTATGGGGAGCTTCATTCCAAAAAATATGGACATGCCCGTTTTGGAAGGTGCTATACAAAACCTTTATATTCACAATGGAATGAAAATAATAAAATTCACCTTATAGGTCACAGCCAAGGAGGGCAGACCATCAGAACTCTGTTAACTTTATTAAAAGAGGGTTCTCCTGAAGAAGTTGTTAACAATAAAAATGATGTTAATGAATTATTTAGAGGGAAAAAAGATTGGGTTACCAGCATCACAACTGTTGCTTCTCCAAATAACGGAACAACATTAACAAATATTTTAGATGCCTTTATACCAACAATTCAATCTATTTTTTCTTACTTTGGAGCTATTGCTGGACTTGGAAAAGGTTTTTTGTATGACTTAAAAGTTGAGCATTGGGGCCTAGTTAAAAACAAAAATGAAACGATATCTGAATATGCGAATCGTGTCTTAAATTCTAAAATATTTGATACAAAAGATATAAGTAAATGGGATTTAAGCCCAGAAGGGGCAAGAGATAATAATGCAAAAGAAAAAACATATTCAGGCGTTTATTACTTTACATTTTCAACTCAGTCAACATTTATGACAAATCCATTTAACCAATGTAAATTTTCTTTTTTAAATTTACTTGATTTTCCATCTGGAGCAATAGGTTGCTATACTCAAAATGATCCAAATAAAGTAATAATAGATTCCAAATGGCTTGCTAACGATGGCATTGTAAATACCTATAGTATGCAAGCTCCATTCAACTCTAAAAGTATTTCTTTTAATGGAACTCCACAAATTGGAATTTGGAATGATATGGGCGTTAAAACAGGATGGAATCATATTGACATCATAGCTGCAATGCCAAATTTATTTATTCCATATACAAATGTTAAAAAA